One genomic region from Simkaniaceae bacterium encodes:
- a CDS encoding MC/SLC25 family protein, with protein sequence MPVIVNQAHSVNSTENFLFTLSTSALGGFVGGFLCFPPEGLKKRLQAGGVDSSDFHIKNFPNGKVLRILHPLELFRGSVAFASAVMVASTTSMTFNALMKTHPSYDESSKIWGGASAILSGMLGAIVGSTPVENTILVQQVHKLGPSAAMQHMIKQSWTRPWVGVKELMFREAGFAGVMLFAGPETRRVVLDKTHSPSLAFAAEIIAGIGGSFLTHPADSIATYRQKLDGKLSLSDAIKTMYKEGGMRTFFKGAIFRSMLFTGCATIIPRASKIADEILR encoded by the coding sequence ATGCCGGTAATAGTAAATCAAGCGCATTCCGTTAACAGTACAGAAAATTTTTTATTTACTTTGTCAACAAGTGCGCTAGGCGGATTTGTTGGGGGTTTTCTCTGCTTTCCTCCTGAGGGATTAAAGAAACGTCTTCAAGCCGGAGGGGTAGATAGTTCTGATTTCCATATTAAAAATTTTCCAAACGGGAAAGTTTTGCGTATTTTACATCCCCTTGAGTTGTTTAGAGGATCAGTCGCTTTTGCTAGCGCAGTCATGGTAGCATCTACAACGAGTATGACATTCAACGCTCTGATGAAAACACATCCCTCATATGACGAGTCTTCTAAAATATGGGGTGGAGCCTCTGCGATTCTAAGTGGAATGTTAGGAGCTATTGTCGGATCAACGCCTGTTGAAAACACGATTTTAGTTCAACAAGTTCACAAGTTAGGGCCAAGTGCCGCCATGCAACATATGATCAAACAAAGTTGGACAAGGCCTTGGGTAGGCGTCAAGGAACTGATGTTTCGTGAAGCGGGATTTGCGGGCGTGATGCTTTTTGCAGGCCCTGAGACGCGTCGTGTTGTTCTTGATAAGACGCATAGCCCTAGTTTGGCATTTGCTGCAGAAATCATTGCAGGAATCGGTGGTTCTTTCCTCACGCATCCGGCTGATTCTATTGCGACATATAGGCAAAAATTAGACGGCAAGCTCTCTCTTTCGGATGCTATAAAAACGATGTATAAAGAAGGGGGAATGCGCACTTTCTTTAAAGGAGCTATTTTCAGGAGTATGCTTTTTACCGGATGCGCTACCATCATTCCCAGAGCTTCAAAGATTGCAGATGAGATTTTGCGATGA